A section of the Tumebacillus amylolyticus genome encodes:
- a CDS encoding type II secretion system F family protein: MTRKPHDASAWLKQAERLLRKKIDLLRIRAPAESKRTHARNPVKNFFVRLIPLLQKTMRACLQMLQRNRRLVSLAKRVQGKVKSLRQMIKERHDRLPEAAWGRFSEELARLLEGGVPLLEALAFLSNRGRQRQRDLSMKLSRDLREGQTLSESMRLAQAPLLVLALVQAGEHNGDLPGNLTRAAASCAQREAWRRERQQAMAYPAVLGVLLFCLIAFLFEVVVPRFADLYVGMGIPLGGATQLMFALARHDFLVLCAVFLIACLTFLTLRHVQERLPFLRQYHLLDRTHQWTVTLGVLIEGGLPLLQALEIQSNLALPPLSLSISQRTRTAILQGLPLSTALLHEPLDDTLILSVQVAEATGDLGRALLNTGVALATRRKQHMDLMLKLFEPVLLLIVGGVVGLVALFLFWPMLDLLQSI; encoded by the coding sequence ATGACGCGCAAACCACATGATGCTTCCGCCTGGCTGAAACAGGCGGAGCGTCTCCTCCGCAAAAAAATAGACCTCTTGCGCATTCGAGCACCCGCAGAAAGTAAGCGGACCCACGCCAGAAATCCAGTGAAAAACTTCTTCGTGCGATTAATTCCCCTGTTGCAAAAAACGATGCGTGCTTGCCTGCAAATGTTGCAACGCAACCGCAGGCTTGTCTCTTTAGCAAAACGGGTGCAAGGGAAGGTCAAGTCTCTGCGGCAGATGATCAAGGAACGCCATGATCGACTCCCGGAAGCGGCTTGGGGCAGATTTTCTGAGGAGTTGGCAAGGCTGTTGGAGGGAGGCGTGCCTTTGTTGGAGGCGCTTGCTTTTTTATCCAATCGGGGAAGGCAACGTCAACGCGACCTCTCGATGAAGCTGAGTCGGGATTTGCGGGAAGGGCAAACCCTGTCGGAGTCTATGCGTTTGGCTCAAGCTCCGTTGCTCGTCCTTGCTTTGGTACAAGCAGGCGAACACAATGGTGATTTGCCCGGCAATCTCACACGTGCGGCTGCATCTTGCGCTCAGCGAGAGGCATGGCGACGCGAACGACAACAAGCGATGGCGTACCCTGCAGTTCTCGGCGTGTTGCTTTTCTGTCTCATCGCTTTTTTGTTCGAAGTCGTCGTCCCCAGATTCGCGGATTTGTACGTGGGCATGGGGATTCCACTCGGTGGCGCCACACAGTTGATGTTCGCGCTGGCGAGACACGATTTCCTCGTTCTCTGCGCGGTGTTCCTCATCGCCTGCCTGACTTTCTTGACCCTTCGGCATGTTCAGGAACGCTTGCCGTTTTTGCGTCAGTACCACCTTCTCGACCGAACGCACCAATGGACCGTCACCCTCGGTGTGCTCATCGAGGGCGGACTGCCACTCCTTCAAGCACTTGAGATTCAATCCAACCTCGCGCTTCCTCCACTTTCCCTTTCCATCTCCCAACGAACACGCACCGCCATTCTCCAAGGACTCCCCCTCAGCACCGCACTTCTTCACGAACCCTTAGACGACACCTTGATTCTCTCCGTTCAAGTCGCAGAAGCAACCGGTGATCTCGGACGAGCTCTGCTGAATACAGGAGTAGCCCTTGCGACCCGCCGCAAGCAGCACATGGACCTGATGCTCAAACTGTTCGAACCGGTACTGTTGCTGATCGTAGGGGGAGTAGTGGGGCTCGTCGCTCTGTTCTTGTTCTGGCCCATGCTGGACTTGTTGCAATCCATCTGA
- a CDS encoding GspE/PulE family protein, with product MKVADNGMIDPIEGLIRHAYQSGVSDIHIEPGDERQYAIRVRVNGGLQSWESGEGTLEQTVSRVKLMARMDIAERRLPQDGSFRLGLGGEESVDVRVSSLPTVHGEKLALRLLPNHARHELGELGFDLKQLRLFRSWVEAKHGLVLVTGPTGSGKTTTLYATLLHLQHAGVNISTLENPVEVKLPGINQVEIQPRMGLTFGTALRSILRQDPDVLMVGEVRDGETAEAASRAALTGHMVMTSLHSESAVGALLRLIDLGVPSQVVATSVRGVVGQRLVETEQGRRAVFECLPMSESIRQGLYHRADVHELTLRARRDGCRLLPDILSEWLDHGLIDDQTYDRHLDQRGLR from the coding sequence ATGAAAGTAGCAGACAACGGAATGATCGACCCCATCGAGGGTTTGATTCGCCATGCGTATCAAAGCGGAGTGAGCGACATCCATATCGAACCGGGGGACGAGCGTCAGTACGCCATTCGAGTGCGGGTGAACGGAGGATTGCAGAGCTGGGAATCGGGTGAAGGAACGTTGGAACAGACGGTGTCGCGCGTCAAACTGATGGCACGTATGGACATTGCAGAACGACGTTTGCCGCAGGATGGGAGTTTCCGTTTGGGTTTGGGCGGAGAGGAATCTGTGGATGTACGCGTCTCGTCGTTGCCGACCGTTCATGGAGAAAAATTAGCCTTGCGCTTGTTGCCGAACCACGCCCGACACGAGTTGGGCGAATTGGGCTTCGACTTGAAACAATTGCGCTTGTTCCGGTCCTGGGTTGAGGCCAAGCACGGGTTGGTGCTGGTCACGGGGCCGACCGGTTCCGGAAAAACGACAACGCTCTACGCGACGCTTCTGCATCTGCAACATGCAGGTGTGAATATCTCGACGTTGGAGAATCCGGTGGAAGTGAAGTTGCCGGGGATCAACCAAGTGGAGATTCAGCCGCGTATGGGGTTGACGTTCGGCACGGCGTTGCGTTCGATTTTGCGGCAAGACCCAGATGTGCTCATGGTCGGAGAAGTCCGCGATGGGGAGACAGCGGAAGCGGCGTCTAGAGCGGCATTGACGGGGCATATGGTCATGACGTCCTTGCATAGCGAGAGTGCCGTGGGAGCCCTCTTGCGATTGATCGACCTCGGGGTCCCGTCGCAAGTAGTGGCTACTTCGGTGCGCGGGGTCGTTGGGCAACGGTTGGTCGAGACGGAGCAGGGAAGACGGGCGGTGTTTGAGTGCTTGCCGATGAGTGAGTCAATCCGTCAAGGGCTGTACCACCGAGCGGACGTGCATGAATTAACGTTGCGAGCAAGACGAGACGGGTGCCGACTCTTGCCCGATATCCTCAGCGAATGGCTGGACCACGGCTTGATCGACGATCAAACGTACGACCGCCATCTCGATCAGCGGGGACTCCGATGA
- a CDS encoding NAD(P)/FAD-dependent oxidoreductase, with translation MRPACSRRSCMWNSETRWMRSEIHTQVCVLGGGPAGASVACLLSKAGVRNVLVDDGAGRAVLWKVGEGLPPSSRRVLQMLGVWEEFLSDGHLASFGNRSIWGSSVAVEHDFLLDPHGNGWHLDRVKFDHMMRTAACEAGSLCLSGSRVKTFQKNESTWQLETDTDSIRADVVVDATGRTAWWARQMGVERAAQDQLVGIATVVESEEANADRDSFTEIEAVENGWWYTAQVPGGKRVVAFLSDGDLPQTKAAREADVWRSGLARTTRIGKLIQRYSYQLTEAPRIFIANSSHLQQVQGAGWLAVGDAAAAYDPLSSQGILMAIGTAIEASHAIQEGTPASFAAYEEFVHRTYRHYLDARSHFYAMEQRWRTHSFWARRIPAEGKG, from the coding sequence ATGAGGCCGGCGTGTTCCCGCCGGTCGTGCATGTGGAACTCGGAAACTCGCTGGATGAGGAGTGAGATTCACACGCAAGTCTGCGTGCTGGGGGGAGGTCCCGCCGGGGCGTCAGTGGCATGTTTGCTTTCCAAGGCAGGGGTAAGGAACGTGCTGGTGGATGACGGTGCAGGCCGTGCAGTTTTGTGGAAAGTGGGAGAAGGTCTGCCTCCCTCCTCTCGTCGGGTGTTGCAGATGCTTGGTGTCTGGGAGGAGTTCCTGTCAGATGGACATCTCGCGAGTTTTGGCAATCGCTCGATTTGGGGCAGTTCTGTGGCGGTGGAGCATGACTTTTTGCTCGATCCGCACGGCAATGGCTGGCACTTGGATCGGGTGAAGTTTGATCACATGATGCGCACGGCGGCTTGCGAGGCAGGAAGTCTGTGCTTGTCAGGAAGTCGTGTGAAGACTTTTCAAAAAAACGAATCCACGTGGCAGTTGGAAACAGACACGGACTCAATCCGTGCAGATGTGGTCGTGGATGCGACTGGACGAACAGCATGGTGGGCACGGCAGATGGGTGTAGAACGGGCGGCACAAGATCAGTTGGTGGGGATTGCAACGGTGGTGGAATCGGAGGAAGCGAACGCGGATCGAGATTCTTTTACCGAGATTGAAGCGGTGGAAAACGGCTGGTGGTACACGGCGCAAGTTCCGGGTGGGAAGCGAGTGGTGGCATTTCTAAGCGACGGGGATTTGCCGCAGACCAAGGCGGCGCGTGAGGCGGATGTGTGGAGGTCGGGGCTGGCGCGGACGACGCGAATCGGCAAACTCATTCAGAGGTACAGCTATCAACTCACCGAAGCTCCGCGTATCTTCATCGCGAACTCCTCCCATTTGCAACAGGTGCAGGGGGCGGGGTGGCTTGCGGTCGGCGATGCAGCGGCGGCCTACGACCCGCTGTCCTCGCAAGGCATCCTCATGGCGATTGGCACCGCCATTGAAGCATCTCACGCGATTCAAGAGGGAACTCCGGCATCGTTTGCGGCCTACGAAGAGTTTGTACACCGCACCTACCGCCACTACTTGGACGCACGCAGCCATTTTTACGCGATGGAACAACGTTGGCGTACACATTCGTTTTGGGCGCGGCGGATTCCTGCTGAGGGTAAGGGGTAA
- a CDS encoding LodA/GoxA family CTQ-dependent oxidase — MGDQEIVKCVIYPGIGIARVGNSPDEFFIGPEVPGVFPFPNGGYKDGQGRIKRQVAKFRLYGLNCAGEILREVSAKDADVDEIAWTVHLANKKAAWYDFDIALDIPEAADQESTRRNAKYEARDQLVIDGGPSTISGTQQRLHLPAGNFMGVAVELGEIRTDDEGNLLVFGGMGHSASPLQLPCTTFANNEYWYDDTSDGSVSAQVVINGQPVDVEPAWVVVAPPDFAPGVLGVVTLYDVMFQTALELDPSLAPTNVSFTEQIYPIFERFVQTQWVNEGFYLEWGFASPNDLLAPENLCRLADNSVDERPFREQIFKQFRNPHAQTMRYDALPPMYGDSMSIPANTVNAWLSVTAVQYEWLERWMKGEFESDWDPDRPLGPQTLEELPVEFRPQALDRAALESCLGGAFHPGCEMTWPMRHASMYSAPFRIMHRPSDLPEPDYGDVLTQQIVLSPTGPLNGGSRPGDLNRWMAVPWQADTSSCRSGYEPAINPYLPTFWPARVPNHVLAKSSYEQVMNPTLNVGQRLKYFNLRHDWLQDFPNGQKGINSFVQNWSKIGIIVAQPGPDEAGVFPPVVHVELGNSLDEE; from the coding sequence ATGGGAGATCAAGAAATCGTAAAGTGTGTGATCTATCCCGGCATTGGGATCGCGCGTGTCGGGAATTCTCCGGACGAATTTTTTATCGGTCCGGAAGTACCGGGAGTGTTTCCCTTTCCAAATGGCGGGTACAAGGACGGACAGGGGCGGATCAAGCGGCAAGTTGCGAAGTTTCGACTTTACGGGCTGAACTGCGCCGGAGAGATCTTGCGCGAAGTGTCGGCGAAGGATGCGGACGTGGATGAGATCGCGTGGACGGTGCATCTCGCGAACAAAAAAGCGGCATGGTATGACTTCGATATCGCGTTGGACATTCCGGAAGCCGCCGATCAGGAGAGCACGAGACGCAATGCCAAGTATGAAGCCCGCGACCAACTGGTGATCGACGGAGGGCCGAGCACGATCAGCGGAACTCAACAAAGACTGCACCTGCCTGCCGGAAACTTCATGGGTGTCGCGGTTGAACTTGGCGAGATTCGCACCGATGACGAGGGGAACTTGCTGGTATTTGGGGGCATGGGGCACTCTGCATCGCCGTTGCAACTACCCTGTACGACGTTTGCCAACAACGAGTATTGGTATGACGATACGTCGGACGGTTCTGTCAGCGCACAGGTTGTGATCAACGGGCAACCAGTAGACGTGGAACCCGCTTGGGTCGTCGTGGCACCGCCCGACTTTGCGCCGGGAGTTCTGGGCGTGGTCACGCTGTACGATGTGATGTTTCAGACGGCACTGGAACTCGACCCGAGCCTTGCGCCGACGAACGTGTCGTTTACGGAGCAAATCTACCCGATCTTCGAGCGATTCGTACAAACGCAATGGGTGAATGAAGGGTTTTACTTGGAATGGGGCTTTGCGTCGCCAAACGATTTACTTGCACCGGAGAACTTATGCCGCTTGGCGGATAACAGCGTAGATGAGCGACCGTTCCGGGAGCAGATCTTCAAGCAATTCCGCAACCCTCACGCGCAGACGATGCGCTATGACGCACTGCCGCCGATGTACGGAGATTCGATGTCGATTCCGGCAAACACCGTGAATGCATGGTTGTCTGTGACAGCGGTGCAATACGAATGGTTGGAGCGCTGGATGAAAGGCGAATTCGAGTCCGACTGGGATCCGGATCGACCACTGGGTCCTCAGACGTTGGAGGAATTGCCGGTGGAGTTTCGTCCGCAAGCGCTGGATCGGGCGGCACTGGAATCATGTTTGGGTGGGGCGTTCCATCCGGGTTGTGAGATGACGTGGCCGATGCGTCATGCGTCGATGTACAGCGCGCCGTTCCGGATCATGCACCGTCCGTCGGATCTGCCGGAGCCTGATTATGGGGATGTGCTGACACAGCAGATCGTGTTGAGTCCGACGGGGCCGTTGAACGGGGGCAGTCGTCCGGGAGATCTCAACCGTTGGATGGCAGTGCCGTGGCAAGCGGACACGTCGAGCTGTCGTTCCGGGTATGAGCCGGCGATCAACCCGTATTTGCCGACATTCTGGCCGGCACGGGTGCCCAATCATGTGTTGGCGAAGAGTTCCTATGAGCAGGTGATGAATCCAACGTTGAACGTGGGGCAGCGTCTGAAATATTTCAACCTGCGCCATGATTGGTTGCAAGACTTCCCGAACGGTCAGAAAGGGATCAATTCCTTTGTTCAGAATTGGAGCAAGATCGGCATCATCGTCGCCCAACCGGGGCCTGATGAGGCCGGCGTGTTCCCGCCGGTCGTGCATGTGGAACTCGGAAACTCGCTGGATGAGGAGTGA
- a CDS encoding S-layer homology domain-containing protein, with product MASYLRKMALILASGAVTTTFVGFASAGNVVHAADNRLSVQMVEDCQTVGAGGEIGYHILYHNVENKNNSQVQLKVKVPEGLDVDESDDGGATWDASTRFLTWNLKDVENNGARVTHFNLKVKGDVAIDTNYELSCVVEEDGKWKMETPKIKFKTGTSIDQPFFVGYPDGKFHPDASITRAEAAAVVARVAGLADGTALAKPYGDVPSNHWAASYINKVSHAGYMSGYGDGTFHPDAPITRAELVRLMLTMRGVQEAPFVAFDDSSDSWAKEYIGTAKALNWLDGDGNGKFRPNDATDRESAAKLFDIALFRGPLKDGTIPVKQHFPDVSPKSWSFGWVEEASTVAHESVHRGRGIEQLIRYLPEQTKPM from the coding sequence TTGGCATCTTACCTGAGAAAAATGGCTTTGATCTTGGCTTCCGGTGCAGTCACCACGACGTTCGTCGGGTTCGCGTCTGCAGGGAATGTGGTGCACGCAGCAGACAATCGTTTGAGCGTACAGATGGTGGAGGACTGTCAGACGGTTGGCGCCGGCGGCGAGATCGGCTATCACATTCTCTATCACAACGTGGAAAACAAAAACAACTCCCAAGTTCAACTGAAAGTCAAAGTGCCGGAAGGACTGGATGTGGACGAAAGCGACGACGGGGGCGCGACGTGGGATGCCTCGACCCGCTTCTTGACGTGGAACTTGAAGGACGTCGAGAACAACGGGGCGCGCGTGACGCACTTTAACTTGAAAGTCAAAGGTGATGTGGCGATCGACACCAACTACGAACTCTCTTGTGTGGTGGAAGAGGACGGCAAGTGGAAAATGGAGACGCCCAAGATCAAATTCAAAACAGGTACGTCCATCGATCAGCCTTTCTTTGTCGGGTACCCGGACGGCAAGTTCCATCCTGACGCTTCGATCACCCGAGCGGAAGCGGCGGCCGTGGTGGCACGGGTCGCAGGTCTTGCAGACGGCACAGCCCTTGCAAAACCGTATGGCGACGTTCCGAGCAACCACTGGGCGGCCAGCTACATCAACAAAGTCAGCCATGCAGGATACATGAGCGGATATGGCGACGGCACGTTCCATCCGGACGCTCCGATCACGCGCGCCGAACTGGTTCGTTTGATGCTGACGATGCGCGGGGTGCAAGAAGCACCGTTTGTGGCGTTTGATGATTCGTCCGATTCTTGGGCGAAGGAGTACATCGGGACAGCCAAAGCTTTGAATTGGTTGGACGGCGATGGCAACGGCAAGTTCCGCCCGAACGACGCAACCGACCGTGAATCGGCGGCGAAACTGTTCGACATCGCCCTGTTCCGCGGCCCGTTGAAAGACGGTACGATTCCCGTCAAACAGCACTTCCCGGATGTCTCACCGAAGAGCTGGTCGTTTGGCTGGGTCGAAGAGGCTTCGACAGTTGCACATGAATCGGTACACCGTGGGCGCGGGATAGAGCAATTGATCCGCTACCTGCCGGAGCAGACGAAACCGATGTAA
- a CDS encoding MFS transporter, with protein MRPTMRPNWFSSALERRNFAGLTTDGALYFVALTFLDATILIPLFLQHVSGSPLLIGLATAIRQLCFVLPQVFIAKWMHRIPRLSRFVFRTYLICRFGFLLVIGMLLYNSQSPWVLLCFFIGHTMFCLGEGLIQVPWMELTGRSIRPQNHGKLFGMMQTLGAAGSFAAGLLIQRVVSQPDQFPYPLNFLIVFSTAFLLLFCSSLSFLYVKEVPRRMEIPSDGEKKRPEPARSLAGTLRKNLPFRRLMSIQMLCGLHQLAMPFYILYVQTMPGIGMDVIGELVIAQIVGGLAGGVLFGTLSEKIGNRATVRWAVLCNVLVPVLILFAGQQETGSGRQTLVLTAFGLLGVVSSGWIGFTNYLLEISNDQTRGRLVAYLNLCMAPLSVLPIFSGTLLEAVSYETVFVIVLILLLVALYLSWHLPLTTIRHRRGERAVRSDRQTNAAPR; from the coding sequence ATGCGTCCCACAATGCGTCCCAACTGGTTCAGTTCGGCGCTGGAAAGACGGAATTTTGCCGGTTTGACGACCGACGGTGCCTTGTACTTTGTTGCTTTAACCTTCCTCGACGCCACGATCTTAATCCCCTTGTTCCTCCAACACGTCAGCGGTTCCCCTCTGCTCATCGGACTCGCCACCGCGATCCGCCAACTCTGTTTCGTCCTGCCCCAAGTCTTTATCGCCAAGTGGATGCACCGCATTCCACGACTCAGCCGTTTTGTGTTCCGCACCTATTTGATCTGCCGCTTTGGATTCTTGCTCGTCATCGGGATGTTGCTCTACAACTCGCAATCCCCGTGGGTGTTGCTTTGCTTTTTCATCGGGCATACGATGTTCTGCCTCGGAGAAGGACTGATCCAAGTCCCGTGGATGGAACTGACGGGGCGCAGCATACGTCCTCAGAACCACGGCAAACTGTTCGGGATGATGCAGACGTTGGGAGCGGCCGGTTCCTTTGCAGCCGGACTTCTGATCCAACGCGTCGTCTCTCAACCGGACCAATTTCCCTATCCGTTGAACTTCCTGATCGTGTTCTCCACGGCGTTTCTGTTGTTGTTCTGCTCTTCACTGTCCTTTCTATATGTCAAGGAAGTCCCGCGTAGAATGGAGATTCCCTCTGACGGGGAAAAAAAGCGTCCCGAACCTGCGCGTTCGCTTGCGGGGACACTTCGCAAAAACTTGCCGTTCCGACGCTTGATGTCGATTCAGATGTTGTGTGGCTTGCATCAGTTGGCGATGCCGTTTTACATCTTATATGTACAGACGATGCCGGGGATCGGGATGGATGTGATCGGAGAGCTCGTGATCGCGCAGATTGTCGGAGGTCTCGCCGGCGGAGTGCTGTTCGGGACCCTCAGTGAGAAGATCGGCAACCGTGCGACCGTTCGATGGGCGGTGCTGTGCAATGTGCTGGTGCCGGTGTTGATCTTGTTTGCCGGGCAGCAAGAGACGGGGAGCGGGCGGCAAACGTTGGTGCTGACGGCGTTTGGGCTCTTGGGTGTCGTGAGCAGCGGATGGATCGGTTTCACCAATTACCTCCTGGAAATTTCGAACGACCAGACGCGTGGACGGCTGGTGGCGTACCTCAATCTCTGCATGGCTCCGTTATCTGTGTTGCCGATCTTCAGCGGCACGCTGCTGGAAGCGGTGTCGTACGAGACCGTTTTTGTGATCGTGCTGATCCTCTTGCTCGTTGCTTTGTATCTGTCATGGCATCTGCCGCTTACCACCATTCGTCATCGTCGGGGTGAGCGGGCGGTTCGGTCGGATCGGCAAACCAACGCCGCTCCACGGTGA
- a CDS encoding sulfite exporter TauE/SafE family protein, with protein MMNSLLLLLIGIVAGFSGSIVGLGGGFIVVPALAFLRPELVPAHITATSMAVLLFNSISSTLAYSRQKRIDFKAGVSFATASVPGSIIGALAAEHMSGKGFFVGFGCFLIFIALFLVFKPKNPLKLGLPITVRRSFVDAVGTKFEYEYNLWLGVVISFLVGFLASLLGIGGGSLLVPTMTLLLLFPPHIATATSMFTIFLTAIVSTSTYWIRGDIEWWLVLFLAPGAFIGGQLGARVAAKLPAQLILRILSALLIVVALRLITK; from the coding sequence ATGATGAATTCACTCCTTCTGTTGTTGATCGGCATCGTGGCCGGGTTTTCCGGTTCCATCGTCGGTCTTGGCGGCGGCTTCATCGTTGTGCCGGCGCTGGCTTTTTTGCGCCCTGAGTTGGTACCGGCGCACATCACGGCGACTTCGATGGCGGTGTTGCTGTTCAACTCGATTTCCAGTACGCTCGCGTACAGCCGACAGAAGCGGATCGACTTCAAAGCGGGCGTCTCATTTGCAACGGCGTCCGTCCCCGGTTCGATCATCGGAGCGTTGGCGGCGGAGCACATGAGCGGCAAAGGATTTTTCGTCGGGTTCGGTTGTTTCTTGATCTTCATCGCCCTTTTCCTGGTCTTCAAACCCAAGAACCCGTTGAAACTGGGACTGCCCATCACCGTCCGTCGCTCGTTTGTCGACGCGGTCGGCACGAAATTCGAGTATGAGTACAACTTGTGGCTGGGGGTCGTCATCTCCTTCCTCGTAGGATTTTTGGCTTCGCTGCTCGGAATCGGCGGCGGTTCCCTGCTGGTCCCGACGATGACGCTTCTGCTCTTGTTCCCCCCGCACATCGCGACGGCCACGTCGATGTTCACGATCTTCCTCACGGCGATCGTTTCGACGTCCACCTATTGGATTCGCGGAGACATCGAGTGGTGGTTGGTGCTGTTCCTCGCACCGGGTGCGTTCATCGGCGGACAGCTCGGCGCGCGAGTGGCGGCAAAGCTTCCGGCACAGTTGATCTTGCGCATCTTGTCTGCGTTGCTGATCGTGGTGGCTCTGCGCCTGATTACAAAATAG